One Rhea pennata isolate bPtePen1 chromosome 31, bPtePen1.pri, whole genome shotgun sequence genomic window carries:
- the ADAM15 gene encoding disintegrin and metalloproteinase domain-containing protein 15 isoform X2: MARALLCALALLLLAAPGPRGAAGPGRRARGAGDSVQQRHAEWGHSWHVTPQVLQGDRRLSLAEAVQGGFPAWLHVALELEGTQLVVELEQNWELVLGTGALLYYLPDGTRVVREASEQEHCCYRGSVQGFPGSRASLCACSGLSGHLWVSENRSYGLEPDVGGPPGRHVAYRPRDARLAPRACGPAPTASPEAETEPPRPQRGKRAAAEQRFVELVMVVDHAAFQNYPDLQRVHTRTLEIANQVDTFFQPLGVRVALLAVEVWSQGDKFKVGHSGREALEQFLQWRRKELLPRLPHDNAQLLTGSRFEDVMVGMSTQDSMCSPARSGGVSRDHSVSVLVVATTVAHQLGHNLGMSHDGAGHRCRCSNLYQDRGCIMDLPTGLTPGLSFSNCSRQDLERSLQQGRGWCLSNVPEPQRLAGSPRCGNGFLEAGEGCDCGLSIECTDPCCNSSSCQLVPGAECATGDACCQDCKLRRAGHLCREPLGECDLPEYCDGLSPRCPPNAYLQDGQPCSSGRAYCYGGACATLEGQCQQLLGAGASPVSGSCMAALNTKGDEHGHCGWLPNGSYVACAQRDAGCGRLQCQRGSARESRPAASCQGTLLPGGEDVSDPAMVLPGTACGPGKVCLQHQCQDISTLEDQQCSSKCHGRGVCNNHGHCHCERGWAPPSCASPGAGGSEDSGPMAPERGGSALPTALLLSALLMLALLLGLYCVRRSGLRKHLCQLSKGTSCQYRISQPETRSSSQGPPERPRPPQWRQGTELQVMHSSKPSALGSARPDPPSKPLPPDPLPKSSQPPGPAKPPPPQRPLPSDPLGPSLPPSQPSVTVIPSRPAPPPPAGAPATP, encoded by the exons ATGGCGCGGGCGCTGCTCTGCGCcctggcgctgctgctgctggcggcgccggggccccgcggcgccgccggccccgggagGCGCGCACGCGGCgcag GTGACAGCGTGCAGCAGCGCCATGCGGAGTGGGGACACTCCTGGCATGTGACCCCGCAGGTCCTGCAGGGCGATCGGAGGCTCAGCCTGGCAGAGGCTGTGCAG GGGGGGTTCCCTGCCTGGCTGCATGTCGCCCTGGAGCTGGAGGGAACACAACTGGTGGTGGAGCTGGAGCAAAACTG ggagctggtgctgggcactgGGGCGCTGCTGTACTACCTGCCTGACGGCACGCGGGTGGTGCGGGAGGCCAGTGAGCAG GAACACTGCTGCTACCGTGGGAGTGTGCAGGGCTTCCCCGGCTCCCGGGCCAGCCTCTGCGCCTGCTCCGGGCTCAG CGGCCACCTCTGGGTGTCGGAGAACAGGAGCTACGGGCTGGAGCCGGACGTCGGTGGTCCCCCGGGCAGGCATGTGGCATACCGGCCCCGGGACGCCCGGCTGGCGCCGCGGGCCTGTGGGCCAGCCCCCACGGCCTCCCCGGAGGCAGAGACGGAGCCACCCCGGCCACAGAGG GGCAAGCGGGCAGCGGCGGAGCAGCGCTTCGTGGAGCTGGTGATGGTGGTGGACCACGCTGCG TTCCAGAACTACCCTGACCTGCAGCGCGTCCACACCCGGACCCTGGAAATTGCCAACCAGGTGGACACG TTCTTCCAGCCGCTGGGGGTCCGGGTGGCCCTGCTGGCCGTGGAGGTCTGGAGCCAAGGCGACAAGTTCAAGGTGGGCCACAGCGGCCGGGAGGCACTGGAGCAGTTCCTGCAGTGGCGTCGCAAGGAGCTGCTGCCCCGGCTGCCCCACGACAACGCGCAGCTGCTGAC GGGCTCCCGCTTCGAGGACGTCATGGTGGGGATGTCGACGCAGGACTCCATGTGCTCGCCGGCGCGCTCCGGGGGTGTCAGCAGG GACCACTCGGTCAGCGTGCTGGTGGTGGCCACCACCGTGGCCCACCAACTGGGGCACAACTTAGGCATGAGCCACGACGGCGCCGGGCACCGCTGCCGCTGCAGCAACCTCTACCAGGACCGTGGCTGCATCATGGACTTACCCACGGG GCTCACACCTGGCTTGAGCTTCAGCAACTGCAGCCGGCAGGACCTGGAGCgcagcctgcagcagggccggggcTGGTGCCTCTCCAATGTGCCCGAGCCTCAGAGACTGGCCGGGAGCCCCCGCTGTGGAAACGGCTTCCTGGAGGCCGGCGAGGGCTGCGACTGCGGCCTCAGCATT GAGTGCACCGACCCctgctgcaacagcagcagctgccagctggTGCCCGGAGCCGAGTGCGCCACGGGGGATGCCTGCTGCCAGGACTGCAAG CTGCGCCGTGCTGGGCACCTGTGCCGGGAGCCGCTGGGCGAGTGCGACCTGCCTGAGTACTGCGACGGGCTCTCACCACGTTGCCCGCCCAACGCCTACCTGCAGGAcgggcagccctgcagcagcggGCGGGCGTATTGCTACGGCGGGGCCTGTGCCACCCTCGAGGGACAGTGCCAGCAACTGCTGGGGGCAG GCGCCAGCCCCGTCTCCGGCTCCTGCATGGCCGCCCTGAACACGAAAGGGGACGAGCACGGACACTGCGGGTGGCTCCCCAATGGCTCCTACGTCGCCTGTGCCCAGCG GGACGCTGGCTGTGGGCGGCTGCAGTGCCAGcgcggcagcgcccgggagAGCCGGCCGGCAGCCTCCTGCCAGGGGACCCTGCTGCCGGGGGGCGAGGACGTGAGTGACCCGGCCATGGtgctgcctggcactgcctgcgGCCCCGGCAAG GTGTGTCTGCAGCACCAGTGCCAGGACATCTCTACGTTGGAGGATCAGCAGTGCAGCAGCAAGTGCCACGGGCGCGGG GTATGCAACAACCACGGGCACTGTCACTGCGAGCGGGGCTGGGCTCCCCCCAGCTGCGCCAGCCCTGGCGCGGGGGGCAGCGAGGACAGCGGCCCCATGGCCCCGGAGCGAG GAGGGAGTGCGCTGCCCACGGCTCTGCTGCTCAGCGCCCTGCTGatgctggccctgctgctggggctgtACTGCGTGCGCCGCTCAGGGCTGCGCAAGCACCTCTGCCAGCTCAGCAAAGGGACGTCCTGCCAGTACAG GATCTCGCAGCCGGAGACCCGATCGTCAAGCCAGGGCCCCCCTGAGCGGCCCCGACCCCCGCAGTGGCGTCAGGGCACCGAGCTCCAGGTCATGCACAGCAGCAAG CCGTCTGCCCTCGGCTCGGCCAGGCCCGATCCGCCCTCCAAGCCTCTCCCGCCTGACCCTCTTCCCAAGAGCTCCCAG CCTCCAGGCCCGGCCAAGCCCCCCCCGCCTCAGCGGCCGCTGCCCTCAGACCCCCTGGGGCCTTCGCTGCCCCCCAGCCAACCCTCTGTCACAGTGATTCCCTCCAG GCCTGCTCCCCCACCACCCGCTGGCGCCCCCGCTACGCCCTAG